GCTTATTCGCCAGTCTCGCACTCCTGATATAGCCAGAGAGGGTTTGATGAGGGAATTTGGGCTCAGCGAGCGCCAGGCCCAGGCTATCCTCGATATGAGGCTGCAACGCCTCACAGGCCTTGAGCGCGATAAGATCGAAGCGGAATACAAAGAGGTGTCCGAGCTGATCATTAAGCTTAGGGGCATCCTCGCAGACGAGCGCAAGGTCATGGGCGTGATCAAGGAGGAGCTCCTCGCGATAAAGGAGAGGTTTGGCGACCCGAGGCGAACCCAGATTACAGACGAGGCGACCAAGCTTGAGATCGAGGACCTGGTTCCAAGCGAGGATATCGTGGTCACCCTGACCCACGACGGCTATATCAAGCGGGTGCCTGTGAACACCTACAAGAGCCAGAGGCGGGGGGGTAAGGGTATCACGGGCCTGAATACAAGGGAACAGGATTTCGTAGAGCACCTTTTCGTTACTAACACCCACGATTTCATACTGCTCTTTACAGACAGGGGACGGATGTACACCATAAGAGGGTACGAGATTCCAGAGGCCGGGAGACAGGCCCGGGGGGTATCTATTGTGAATCTCGTGTCCATGGCGCCCGGGGAGAAAATCAGGGCCGTTATTCCCATCAAGGAGTTTAACCCGGACCAGTACCTCCTGATGGTGACGAAGCATGGCACAGTCAAGAAGACGCCTGCCTCGGAATATGATACGGGGCGGAAATCAGGGCTCATAGCTCTCACGCTCGACGAGGGCGATGACCTGATAGCTGTCAAGTTAACCCGGGGAGACCAGGAGATTATCGTTGTTACCGCGAAAGGGCTTGCTATCCGGTTCCCCGAGGAGGAGATCAGGTCGATGGGCAGGACGGCCCGGGGGGTTAAGGGCATCCGGCTGCTAGAAGGGGATGAGGTCGTCGCCATGGATACAGTGAAGGACGGCGCAGATTTGCTCATCATCACAGCGAACGGCTATGGCAAGAGAACCCCGATCAGCGAGTATAGAGTGCAATCCCGCGGGGGCAAGGGCATCAAGACACTCAATGTTACGCCTAAGAATGGCCCCATAGTTGGCGCCAAGGTCGTCAGGGAGGAGAATGAGCTCATGGTGATCTCCGCCGGGGGAACCATCATCCGCATGCAGGTGAGCGACGTTCCTGTGCATGGCCGGGGCACGCAGGGTGTGCGGCTCATGAAGACAGATGATGGAGATTCTGTTGTTGCTCTCGCGCAGGTCGCTGCCAGGAATGGTAGTTAAGGGGATGGTGGCATGGGTGACACAAGCGGTATGGCGAAAAAGGGTGCTGAAAAAGGCGGGGGCTTTGAGGTTTTCGATCACACTGCCGATATAGGCCTCAGCGTATATGGCTCTTCGCTTGTTGAGACTTTTGAGAACGCCGCCCGCGGCATGTTTCATATCATGGCGCCGTCGGCTTCTGTGTTTCCAAGGGAGGTCAAAGAATTCACGCTGCGCGCGGATACGAGAGAGGAGCTCCTTGTTGCCTGGCTATCCGAATTGATCTACCTGTTCGATGCGGAGTCGTTCATGCCGGGCGTAATCAAGATTACGCAACTCGAGGAGAATTCCCATGGTCCCGTCTTGAGAGCGAGGGTTTCCGGGGAGCCGCTTGACCAAAAGAGGCATAACCCCGAGACGGAGATAAAGGCCGTGACATATCATCGTTTGGAATTAATGCAGGATGAACAGAATAACAATTGGACGGCACAAATTATTTTCGACGTATAATGCATAACGAATAACTCGCTTTCATCACTTCAGGGATCGGGATGCTAAGGGTCGTCGGGATAGCTTCGCCGGGGGGCTATGGGTGATGAGCTATGGGTGATGAATGGAAAGGGCCGCTTGAAAAGATAGATGAGCACAGGTGGTTGATTCCCAGATCTTATAAGGATGGTATGCGAGTTCCAGGGCTGATATATGCCGATGAACGTCACCTGGACCAGATAAAAGGCGACCAGGCCCCCGAACAGGTCGCCAACGTGGCTTACCTGCCCGGGATCGTCGGATGCTCGCTGGGGATGCCGGACATTCACTGGGGTTACGGATTTGCCATCGGGGGTGTTGCTGCAACCAGGGTTGAGGACGGCGTCATATCCCCGGGTGGCGTGGGCTTCGACATCAACTGCGGGGTAAGGATGCTGAGGACCGGCCTGAGTGAGAAAGACGTGCGGCCGAGAATCGAGGAGCTTGTTGGGCGGCTTTTTCACGATATTCCTTCGGGGGCCGGCTCATCAGGCGTCATAAAGCTGGGGCGAGATGACGTGCAGGAGGTGCTCGTCAAGGGGGCGCGGTGGGCCGTTGAGCACGGTTACGGCTCAACGGAGGATCTTGAATGCACCGAGGAGGGCGGGCAGATGGAGGGCGCCCTGCCGGAGAAGGTGAGCGATAAGGCTATTAAGCGAGGGATGCCGCAGCTTGGCACGCTCGGGTCCGGGAATCACTTTCTCGAGGTTCAAGTCGTCGAGGAGATCTATAATCCGGAGGTAGCCGGGGTTCTGGGCCTGGATCGAGGGCAGGTCGTGGTAATGATCCATACGGGTTCCAGGGGGTTTGGCCACCAGGTCTGCACCGATTATCTTGCCATCATGGAGCGGGCTGTCCGGAAATATGGCATCTTTATCCCTGATAAGCAGCTCGCCTGCGCTCCCCTTGATTCTCCGGAGGGGCAGGATTATCTCGCTGCCATGGCGTGCGCGGCCAATTACGCATGGGCAAACCGCCAGTGCATAACCTACTGGACGAGGGAGGCCTTTGCCAGGGTCTTCGGGGCGGGGGCAGGGACTGGTGGGGAACTCGGGAT
This sequence is a window from Bacillota bacterium. Protein-coding genes within it:
- a CDS encoding RtcB family protein, whose amino-acid sequence is MGDEWKGPLEKIDEHRWLIPRSYKDGMRVPGLIYADERHLDQIKGDQAPEQVANVAYLPGIVGCSLGMPDIHWGYGFAIGGVAATRVEDGVISPGGVGFDINCGVRMLRTGLSEKDVRPRIEELVGRLFHDIPSGAGSSGVIKLGRDDVQEVLVKGARWAVEHGYGSTEDLECTEEGGQMEGALPEKVSDKAIKRGMPQLGTLGSGNHFLEVQVVEEIYNPEVAGVLGLDRGQVVVMIHTGSRGFGHQVCTDYLAIMERAVRKYGIFIPDKQLACAPLDSPEGQDYLAAMACAANYAWANRQCITYWTREAFARVFGAGAGTGGELGMSLIYDVAHNIAKIEMHNVDGKNIRVCVHRKGATRAFPAGHPDIPGAYRSIGQPVLIPGDMGRNSYLLIGAEQAMRETFGSTCHGAGRTLSRGAARRGLSPEGVKEMLRARGIVALAATRASLVEEAPEAYKDVNEVVHTTHEAGISLKVARMRPIGVIKG
- the gyrA gene encoding DNA gyrase subunit A, which encodes MELSDGKVVPINIEHEMKKSYLLYSMSVIVGRALPDVRDGLKPIHRRILYAMNELGLTPDKPYRKSATIVGEVMGKYHPHGDAAIYETLVRMAQDFSYRYPLIDGHGNFGSVDGDPAAAMRYTEARMTRITMELLADINKDTVDFGPNFDDSLKEPKVLPSRFPNLLVNGSSGIAVGMATNIPPHNLGEVIDATTMLIDNPECTVRDLMKAIKGPDFPTAGLILGREGFREAYETGRGTIRMRARAQIETALNGKSSIIVTEIPFQVNKARLIESIAELARERKIDGIADLRDESDRSGMRIVIELRRDANPSVVLNQLYKHTQMEASFGVIMLVLVNGEPKVINLKETLYYYIEHQKEVVTRRTRFDLNKAEERAHILEGLRIALDNLDAVIKLIRQSRTPDIAREGLMREFGLSERQAQAILDMRLQRLTGLERDKIEAEYKEVSELIIKLRGILADERKVMGVIKEELLAIKERFGDPRRTQITDEATKLEIEDLVPSEDIVVTLTHDGYIKRVPVNTYKSQRRGGKGITGLNTREQDFVEHLFVTNTHDFILLFTDRGRMYTIRGYEIPEAGRQARGVSIVNLVSMAPGEKIRAVIPIKEFNPDQYLLMVTKHGTVKKTPASEYDTGRKSGLIALTLDEGDDLIAVKLTRGDQEIIVVTAKGLAIRFPEEEIRSMGRTARGVKGIRLLEGDEVVAMDTVKDGADLLIITANGYGKRTPISEYRVQSRGGKGIKTLNVTPKNGPIVGAKVVREENELMVISAGGTIIRMQVSDVPVHGRGTQGVRLMKTDDGDSVVALAQVAARNGS
- a CDS encoding archease — encoded protein: MGDTSGMAKKGAEKGGGFEVFDHTADIGLSVYGSSLVETFENAARGMFHIMAPSASVFPREVKEFTLRADTREELLVAWLSELIYLFDAESFMPGVIKITQLEENSHGPVLRARVSGEPLDQKRHNPETEIKAVTYHRLELMQDEQNNNWTAQIIFDV